Proteins from a single region of Apium graveolens cultivar Ventura chromosome 7, ASM990537v1, whole genome shotgun sequence:
- the LOC141670775 gene encoding aconitate hydratase, cytoplasmic-like isoform X2 yields the protein MLGAGLVAKKACELGLEVKPWVKTSLAPGSGVVTKYLLQSGLKEYLNQHGFNIVGYGCTTCIGNSGDLHESVTAAITDNDIVAAVVLSGNRNFEGRVHPLTRANYLASPPLVVAYALASTMAGFALYRKYISQFKKMLNIISRKFVSALEQRPDLANVVMNTSSCERGKG from the exons ATGCTTGGAGCTGGTCTTGTTGCAAAGAAGGCCTGTGAGCTAGGATTGGAG GTTAAGCCATGGGTGAAAACAAGTCTTGCACCAGGGTCTGGAGTTGTTACCAAGTACTTGCTTCAAAG TGGCCTGAAAGAGTACTTGAACCAGCACGGCTTCAACATTGTTGGGTATGGTTGTACGACATGCATAGGAAACTCTGGGGACCTTCATGAATCAGTTACTGCTGCAATTACAGACAATG ACATTGTAGCTGCAGTTGTTCTTTCCGGAAATAGAAACTTCGAAGGACGTGTTCACCCACTAACAAGAGCCAATTATCTTGCTTCGCCTCCATTAGTTGTGGCTTATGCACTAGCCAGCACA ATGGCAGGCTTTGCTCTATACAGAAAATACATATCCCAGTTCAAGAAGATGCTCAATATCATTTCCCGAAAGTTTGTCAGTGCACTTGAACAACGACCAGATCTAGCCAATGTAGTCATGAACACTTCTTCCT GTGAGAGGGGAAAGGGATAA
- the LOC141670775 gene encoding aconitate hydratase, cytoplasmic-like isoform X1: MLGAGLVAKKACELGLEVKPWVKTSLAPGSGVVTKYLLQSGLKEYLNQHGFNIVGYGCTTCIGNSGDLHESVTAAITDNDIVAAVVLSGNRNFEGRVHPLTRANYLASPPLVVAYALASTMAGFALYRKYISQFKKMLNIISRKFVSALEQRPDLANVVMNTSSCMPAFLLSTQNCKYEFNFQHKYYVFT; this comes from the exons ATGCTTGGAGCTGGTCTTGTTGCAAAGAAGGCCTGTGAGCTAGGATTGGAG GTTAAGCCATGGGTGAAAACAAGTCTTGCACCAGGGTCTGGAGTTGTTACCAAGTACTTGCTTCAAAG TGGCCTGAAAGAGTACTTGAACCAGCACGGCTTCAACATTGTTGGGTATGGTTGTACGACATGCATAGGAAACTCTGGGGACCTTCATGAATCAGTTACTGCTGCAATTACAGACAATG ACATTGTAGCTGCAGTTGTTCTTTCCGGAAATAGAAACTTCGAAGGACGTGTTCACCCACTAACAAGAGCCAATTATCTTGCTTCGCCTCCATTAGTTGTGGCTTATGCACTAGCCAGCACA ATGGCAGGCTTTGCTCTATACAGAAAATACATATCCCAGTTCAAGAAGATGCTCAATATCATTTCCCGAAAGTTTGTCAGTGCACTTGAACAACGACCAGATCTAGCCAATGTAGTCATGAACACTTCTTCCTGTATGCCTGCCTTCCTTCTGTCCACACAAAATTGCAAATATGAGTTCAATTTTCAGCACAAATATTATGTTTTCACTTAA